One Triplophysa dalaica isolate WHDGS20190420 chromosome 1, ASM1584641v1, whole genome shotgun sequence DNA segment encodes these proteins:
- the LOC130424366 gene encoding torsin-1A-like: protein MKASYFVTVLLLSDITLTSGFIIESIVCGSAAAVAAFLYALSQRDNVLPFDHKRLEKDLNENLHGQHIVSKVVLRTVSSFMTDSNPNKPLVLSFHGTAGVGKNHVSKIIARNIYKLGDKSEHFIMFVSQHHFPHKDKVDMYSARLKEQIHQHVSRFPRTMFVFDEMDKMNPRLVETIKPFLDYGTHVDGVSFRSAIFIFLSNAGGDVINNIALDFWKAGKNREELQMKEMENQILQNIVNDKSTGGFWHSSLINHHLVDHIVPFLPLEMKHVRQCVLTEMVNLNINLQHHAHLADTVARDMPFFPSDKIFSVKGCKSVRQKLMLYVDD from the exons aTGAAAGCGTCGTATTTTGTGACAGTTTTATTGCTTTCAGACATAACATTGACTTCAGGTTTTATCATTGAATCCATTGTATGTGgttctgctgctgctgttgctgcaTTTTTGTATGCATTGTCTCAGCGGGATAATGTATTGCCTTTTGATCATAAAC gtttggAGAAGGATTTAAATGAGAATCTCCACGGCCAACATATCGTGTCGAAAGTTGTTCTGAGAACTGTATCGTCATTTATGACGGACAGTAACCCGAACAAACCCCTCGTGCTCTCCTTCCACGGGACCGCAGGAGTGGGGAAAAACCACGTGTCTAAAATCATCgcaagaaacatttacaaactaGGGGACAAGAGCGAacattttatcatgtttgtATCCCAACATCATTTTCCACACAAAGACAAAGTCGACATGTACAGC gCAAGACTAAAGGAGCAGATTCATCAGCACGTATCACGTTTCCCTCGGaccatgtttgtatttgatgaAATGGACAAGATGAATCCACGGCTGGTCGAGACCATCAAACCTTTTCTGGACTATGGGACACATGTGGATGGCGTCTCATTCCGCAGTGCAATCTTCATTTTTCTAAG caaTGCAGGTGGTGATGTGATCAACAACATAGCTCTGGATTTCTGGAAGGCAGGTAAAAACAGAGAAGAACTACAGATGAAGGAGATGGAGAATCAGATCCTTCAAAACATCGTCAATGATAAGAGCa CAGGTGGATTTTGGCACTCCTCTCTAATAAATCACCACCTGGTGGATCACATTGTTCCTTTTCTCCCTCTGGAAATGAAGCATGTACGCCAGTGTGTTTTGACTGAAATGGTCAATCTGAACATCAATTTACAACATCACGCTCATCTGGCAGACACAGTGGCCAGAGACATGCCCTTCTTCCCCTCAGACAAAATCTTCTCTGTTAAAGGCTGCAAGTCAGTCAGACAGAAGCTGATGCTGTACGTTGATGACTAG